A genomic window from Acetobacter sp. includes:
- a CDS encoding tyrosine-type recombinase/integrase, whose protein sequence is MTPIAPLIVGFLRDYLPNQRGFSPHSCDAYAHSFMLLFAFVSARLRVQPSQIMLEQIDADMVIAFLTNIERERGNSVSTRNLRLAAIKTFMRYVELKYPRALEQVAQIRAIPSKRHEQKLVQHLTLIEIRAVLDAPDLKTRAGIRDRAMLHLCFAAGLRVSELVGVRLEDVVLHPAPSVTVLGKGRRERCLPLWKDTARDIRAWLAVRGTAPTPELFTNAQGRTMTRAGFEYILEKHAASAASQCPTLSDRVITPHLLRHSCAVTMLQATRDIRKVALWLGHADIRTTEVYLRIDPSEKLEAVEAVLPPSLRRGRFKAPDALIASLMAHRGA, encoded by the coding sequence ATGACCCCGATTGCACCTCTTATCGTCGGTTTTCTGCGTGACTATCTGCCCAATCAGCGTGGATTCAGCCCGCATAGTTGCGATGCCTATGCCCATAGTTTCATGCTGCTCTTTGCTTTTGTCTCTGCGAGATTACGTGTGCAGCCATCCCAGATCATGCTCGAACAGATCGATGCCGACATGGTCATAGCATTCCTCACCAATATCGAACGGGAGCGCGGCAACAGTGTTTCCACGCGGAATCTGCGGCTCGCGGCGATCAAGACCTTTATGCGCTATGTCGAATTGAAATATCCCAGAGCGCTGGAACAGGTTGCCCAGATCAGGGCGATCCCAAGCAAACGGCACGAGCAGAAGCTCGTTCAACATCTGACTCTGATCGAAATACGTGCCGTTCTCGATGCTCCCGATCTCAAGACCCGCGCAGGAATACGGGATCGGGCCATGCTGCATCTTTGCTTCGCAGCGGGATTACGTGTTTCTGAACTGGTTGGTGTCCGCCTTGAAGACGTCGTCCTGCATCCCGCACCCAGCGTCACGGTTTTGGGCAAGGGACGACGTGAACGCTGTCTGCCACTCTGGAAGGATACCGCGCGTGATATCCGGGCATGGCTCGCTGTCAGAGGCACGGCACCAACACCGGAATTATTTACCAACGCACAAGGCCGGACGATGACGCGCGCAGGCTTCGAATATATCCTGGAAAAACATGCGGCTTCAGCCGCAAGTCAATGTCCCACTTTATCAGATCGCGTGATTACACCTCATCTCTTGCGGCATAGCTGCGCGGTGACCATGCTTCAGGCCACGCGGGATATTCGCAAGGTTGCGCTCTGGCTGGGGCATGCGGATATCCGAACGACCGAGGTTTATCTGCGGATAGATCCATCCGAAAAACTCGAAGCAGTCGAGGCTGTGTTACCGCCGTCACTCCGGCGAGGACGTTTCAAGGCGCCCGACGCATTGATCGCTTCCCTGATGGCACATCGGGGAGCATGA